GGTCGGCGTGCGTGGTGCCGTAAATCGGGATATCGCGTTGCGCCTGAGCCCAAGCCGTAGCGTAAGTAGAATGCGTATGCACAATGCCACCAATTTTGTCCCAATGTTTGTACAGCACCGCGTGAGTTTTAGTATCCGAAGAAGGACGTAACTTTCCAGCTACGGTATTGCCGTCGAAATCCACAATAACCATTTTTTCAGGAGTCAGGTCTTCGTAGGGTACGCCGCTGGGTTTAATGGCAAAAACACCCTGGCTGCGGTCAGCGGCGCTTACGTTGCCAAAAGTAAATAGTACTAATCCTAATTTAGGTAATTGCATATTGGCCCGGTAGGCCTCTTCCTGAATGTGGGCGTAGGTACTCATGTTTTTTAATTGTTACTATTTTCGGCCGTTTCCAGGGCATCTTCTTTTTGCTTTTCCTCGTTGGTGTGTGGCTCCTGGGCTTTAGTACCCGTTTCGGGCAAGTCTGATATTAAAGGTGATTTTACGACGCGTAACTGACCTTCCACAAATCCGCCTAAAGCAGTATATTTTTCATAGCGTTGGGCATACACTTTAGCCCGTTCAGCATTAGGGAAGTATTCGGCATCAAAGCCTTGCCCCATGGCGGCCATAGCTTCTTCTACCCGAGGGTAAATCCCGGCCGCCGTAGCGGCAAACATAGCAGCCCCAATCGCGCAGGTTTGTTCCGATTTATGAATCCGGATAGGCATATTCATTACATCGGCCATCATTTGCATAATAAACGGCGATTTTTTAGCGACACCGCCTAAGCCAATTAAGCCTTTCACCGGCACGCCTTGTTCGTTAAAGCGGTCTACTATATTTTTAGCGCCAAAGCAAGTAGCTTCAACCAAGGCCCGGAAAATACGGGGAGCATCGCTGCCTAAACCCAGACCCGAAATAGCACCTTTTAAAAGCTGATTGGCATCGGGAGTTCGCCGGCCATTGAGCCAATCGAGGGCGTATTCCAGATTTTCGGACACCGGTATTTTGGCTGCTTCCGCGCTAAGCTCCGGAATAATGCGACCAGAAATCTCGGCTATTAAATCATTTGCGGTTTCGGCGTTAATTACTTTAGATTGAGCAAGCAGTTGTTGCAGTGGCCAGAGCAAAACTTTTTTAAACCAGGCGTAGGTATCCCCAAAAGCCGATTGACCAGCCTCCATGCCCATCATGCCCGGAATAACCGAACCCGGCACTTGGCCGCAAATGCCATTTACTAATTTATCTTTTACTTCATCCAGAGGGGCTACCAACATGTCGCAGGTAGAAGTGCCCATTACTTTGCTCAGGTGATATGGTTCTACCTGACCGCCCACAGCGCCCATGTGCGCATCGAAAGCCCCTACTCCTACTACAACGTCGGTAGATAGCCCTAATCGTTCGGCCCATTCCGAACTAAGATTACCAGCAGGTTTATCAGAAGAGTAAGCATCCGTAAATAACCGCTCGCGGAAACCAGAAAGTAAGTTGTCTAAAGAGGCAAAGAACTCTTCGGGGGGTAAACCGTTAAACTCCGTTGCCCATAACGATTTATGACCGGCCGCGCACACGCTGCGTTTCATATCCTGAACTTCGGTACCACCAGTAAGCAGAAAAGGAATCCAATCGCAGTGTTCTACCCAGGAATAGGCAGCGGCTCGCACTTGTTCGTCGGCGCGTAAAGTCCGCAGTAACTTGGCCCAGAACCACTCCGAAGAATAAATCCCGCCCACGTATTGCAGGTAGTTAATATCAAAATTTTTAGCGTGTTCGTTTATTTCGGCGGCTTCGTTTACGGCGGTATGGTCTTTCCAGAGCACAAACATGGCATGTGGGTTTTCTTCAAAACCCGGCAGTAATGCCAGCGGCGTACCCGATTTATCCACGGCCACCGGCGTAGACCCCGTAGTATCTACGGCAATACCTTTAACCGCCGCAGCTACTTCCGGTCCGGCTTGCGCCAGACAAGCTTTAACCGTGTGTTCCAAACCTTCGATATAATCCAAAGGATGTTGCCGGAACTGATTTTCGGTGGGGATGCAATATAAACCTTGTTGCCAGCGGGGGTACTGGTACACGACGGCGGCTACTTCCTGTCCGTTAAGCGCGTTCACCACTACCGACCGTACCGAATCCGTGCCGTAATCAATCCCAATTACATATGCCTCTTTTTCCATAAAACAATTTAAAATGTCAAATTAACGCTTATTATTTTCAGAAAAAAATATCCGCTTTCTTTTCGGCCATTTTTAACAAAATAATTTTATAGAAAAAGGGCTATTTCGAGGTACTATCCTGATTGGCGCTCTGGGCAGAGTCTATCGGGTTTTCGGAAGCGTTCGGAGTGCCGTATTCGGAATTAATGGGATTGGTTGTACTGGAATCCGAGTTGACCGTTGTGCCGGATTCAGTGGAGGTGTTATTAGCACCGGACTTTTCGTTTGAACAAGCAGATAACCAAACGCCTGTTGTAACACTAATTATTAAAAGTAATTTCTTCATAGCTTTACTGGATCAGTGAACGAAAATTTTTAAAATTTTTACAAACTAACGGTTATACCTGCAACCTGTTTTGGGACTACTTGTACGTTTTTGGGCTAGGCGATAAATTAAAATTTACTAAAAGAGATAAACAGAAACCTAAACTGGGTATTCTAAAAATTTTAATGTAGCGCTAACTATTATGAAGTTAAGTAACTTGCTAAAGTATAGTACTTTAATTGTTGTCGGAATTATTGAATAAAGCATTGATATTTAATTCAATAATCACAAAAAATCTAACATCTAATATCTAAATACTAGTGTCTCTTTTCTTATTATACCAGAAATTTATCCGGATTGGGGATGAATTTTAAAAATGCCTGGAAGTTTTCGGAGTATTTCCGCTTATCCAATTTATAGTAAAAGGCGCCTTTGCGGGAGTTTTCTTTGTCTTTTTCGTTTTGCTTCACCAGCAAACCAGTCGATAAAAGTTTCCGGCTGAAATTCCGTTTATCAAATTCAGCTTCGTATAGACCTTCGTACAGGGCTTGTAATTGCGGAATAGTAAATTTCTCGGGTAATAATTCAAACAACACCGGATGCAAAGCAGCTTTGTAGCGCAGTCGTTTTTTTGCTAATTCTACCATTTCGCGGTGGTCGAAAATTAACTGCGGCATGTCGTTTAGTAAAAACCATTCGGCGTGGTACTCGTGGCTGATTTGCTTTTCGTACTTGTGTATATCAATTAAAGCAAAGTAAGGTACGGCAATAGTTCTTTCCACGGGGTCGCGGTCCGGACCGCTAAATGCAGGTAACTGTTCCAAGTACACGTCTTCTAAACCGGTTAATTGTTTAAGTACCCGGTTAGCGGCTACTTCCAGGGTTTCTTCCGGTTGAATAAACCCGCCCATTAAACTCCACTTCTTTTTCTCCGGCGCAAAGCCCCGCTGAATCAATAATAATTTAAAATCGGTACCATCAAAACCGAATATAATACAGTCTACGGCGACCAATATTCGGGTTTGACCTATATACTTCATCATTTAGTTTAAAGAATAAGGAAGGATAAACCATTTATCTTCCAAGAAATATAAAATTTTAAAAATTTGCTACCTGGGCGCTACCAGATTTAAATAAAAGTAAATTCCGGATTAAACCTTGAACAGCAAGAGATATTTCTTCAATCGAACTTTCGTACAAGGCACTAAAAACTGTTTGCGACGAGTTCGTTTGTGAAGACACAAACGATGGCCGATGGCATTGGATTTCGTTTATGAAATCACAATCGATTGCACCAGCACTATAATCTAATCGCCCATGGGCAGTGTCTTCACTGCCCGCATTTGCCCATATCCTAAGTACCTGGTCAGAAATCTAATCTACTTGATTTAGGATTTAAAGAAATTATCACTTTAAAACGTTGGCTTCTAAGTGCTTTACACTAAAGTCTAACATCTAATATCTTGCTACTTGTGTCTCTTTATTTTAAAGAGAACCGGATATACGAACCATAAAGTTAAGCTCATGAAGGAGATTGTTTTAGGAACAGTATACGCCAGAAGAAAACTCTTTAGGGAGTATACCATTCCTGTAGAGCAAAACGGCAAAGCGGATCAATCAGAATCTTAAAAATTTTAAATTTTAATTAATCCGCTCCACCATTATTTACTGCTTCACCGAAAACTTATAAACCGTGGATGTTTTATAGGTTTGACCCGGCGCTAGTGTCGTGGAAGGGAAATTAGGTTGGTTCGGCGAATTAGGGAAATGCTGCGTTTCGAGGCAAAAGGCTGAGCGGTATTCGTCTTGTTTGCCGCCTTTAATTTGATTCTTACCTTCTAAAAAGTTACCACTGTAGAATTGAATACCAGGCTCTTGGGTAGATACTTCCATGTAAATACCGGTTTTATCGCCGAGTACGGCAGCCGCCGGTTTTAACGTAGCGCTTCTTTGGGTAGCTAATACGTAATTATGGTCGTAGCCTCCGCCAAATTTTATTTGCTGGTGTGTGTCGTTAATCCGGTCGCCAATGGCAGTAGCTTTTTTAAAGTCGAGCGGGGTGCCGGCTAGCGCTTCAATTTTACCCGTAGGAATTAAAGTAGAATCAACGGGTGTGTAGCGGTCGGCGTTAATTTGTAATTGGTGGCCCAGGATGGTACCACTGCCTGCGCCGTTTAAGTTAAAATATGAGTGATTGGTTAAGTTTACTACGGTTTTTTTATCGGTAGTAGCTTCGTAATCAATTTTCAATTCATTCGCGCTGCTGAGGGTGTACGTTACTTTAGAAGTTAAAGTACCCGGATAGCCTTCTTCCCCATCTTTAGATACATAGGTTAATACCAAAGTGCTATCGTTGCTTTGATTACCATCCCAGATAACCCGCGAAAAACCTACTTTACCGCCGTGTAAATGGTTCGGGCCGTTATTGGTAGCGAGGGTATACGTTTTACCATCGAGGGTAAATTTACCTTTGGCAATCCGGTTGCCGTAACGACCAATTAAGGCGCCAAAATACGTATCTCCTCCTTCGGTAAAAGGCTTTAATTTATCGAAACCCACAATTACATCGGTCATTTTGCCGGATTTGTCCGGAACCAGCAAGCTTATCAAACGTCCTCCGTAATTGGTAATAGCTGCCTGCACGTTATTTTTGTTTTTTAGCACGTACAAGTCCGTTTTCTGGTCGGAAAAAACATTCTGAAAATCAGATTTTGTGGGCAAACTTACTTCCGGCGACGAAGCTGTGGCCGTAGAATCGGCGGCCTGGCTGCTATCAGATTCGGCATTTTGATTTTTGCTGCCGCTGTTACAGGCGCCCAAGGACAATAAAAAAATTCCCAGAATAGAGAAAGGTAATTTCAGTCGAAGGTTCATTTTTTAGTTTTACGTATGTAAGTGGAAGGTTTAAAGTATAGCTTTTATTTTTAATAATTTACTAATCGGTTCTAAAAGTAGTAATTAAATCTATTTGCCCGAGGTATTTACTAAAACTAAATGCCAGCATTATAACATCGTCTGCTTAGGTTATTAATTTCTAATTTTAAATAATTTTAAAAAATTATAGCCCCTTAATACCTAGATTATTATTGATCTAAATACGAAGGGGCTACATTTTTAAGAAGTTAGTAATTGGTTAGAAGAACTAACTACTTTACTTCCAACACAACTACCGAAAACGGCGGCACTTTTACGGTTAATTTACCGGCATTTAACTTGGCATCTTTAAAGGCGGCTGGCTGAATTTTTTTAGGATTTTCGAAAGAGTTATAATCCTGCAATTTTCCGGAAGCTAATATTCTACCTGTTACGCCACCATTTTTTGTACCAGGCAAATCAATGCTTACTTCCTGGGTATTTTTACTATCAATATTTGTCAGCGAGATATGAGTCAAGCCCTTAGCATCGCGGGAAGCCGAAGCTGAAACCGCCGGCAATTTTTTATCTCCCATTACATAATCTTTACTTTTAACTTCTAATGGTAGTAAAGTGGCATCCTGGTGCACATTGTACATTTCCATCACGTGGTAGGTAGGCGTCAGTATCATTTTTTCGTCTTTCGTCAGAATAACGGCCTGCAACACGTTTATAGCCTGAGCAAGGTTTGCCATCCGAACGCGGTCGCTGTGATTATTGAAAATATTTAAAGTCATCCCGGCAATCATGGCATCGCGCATGGTGTTTTGTTGATATAAAAATCCAGGGTTAGTACCCGGCTCAACTTCGTACCAGCCGCCCCATTCATCTACCACCAAAGCTATTTTTTTCTGCGGGTCATACTTATCCATAATAGCAGAATGTTTGGTTACCAGTTCTTCCATTTGCCAGGCCCGCTGCATGGTGGTAAAATATTGCTGCTCATTAAAATCGGTAGAAGGCCCTTTTTTATTCCAGTCAATTACCGAATAATGGTGCAAAGCTACGCCTTCCAATAAACTACCCGGAATGTTTTTCATTAAGGTTTCGGTCCAGTTATAATCAGCCGAATTAGCGCCGGAGGCAATCCGGAATAAGTCGCCGGATTTGTTCCAGTCCGTAATAAAAGTAGCGTATTTGCGGTATTCGTTGGCGTAATAATCAGCGGTCATGTTACCGCCGCAACCCCAGGCTTCGTTACCAACGCCCCAGTATTTAACTTTCCAAGGTTTTTCGCGGCCGTTTTCGCGGCGCTGCTTCGACATGGGACTTTCGCCATCAAAATTGGTGTATTGTACCCAATCGGCCAGTTCTTGCACCGTGCCGCTGCCAATGTTACCGGCCAGGTAAGGTTCGGTGCCGATTAACTCGCACATATTTAAAAAATCGTGGGTACCAAAACTGTTATTTTCGGTTACGCCACCCCACCAGGTATTTACAATGGTCGGGCGTTTATCTTTGGGTCCAATGCCGTCTTTCCAATGGTAAGTATCGGCAAAACAACCACCGGGCCAGCGTAAATTCGGAATTTTTAAATTTTTTAGCGCCGTTACTACGTCGTTACGAACGCCATTGGTATTGGGTATTTTGGAGTTCTCGCCTACATAAAAACCACCGTAAATACAGGCGCCTAAATGTTCGGCAAAATGGCCGTAAATGTGTTTGCTGATTTTTACTTCGGCCTTGCCAGTTCCGGCCGGATTAATTTTAATGGTATTCTGCGCAAACGAAGAAAAACCACTTACCAGAAAAAGCAAACTTAATTTTAATTTGTTCATTATAAAGGTTGTATAAATTTAACTTATTTTCTTCTTGCCTTACTTAACCAATAGCCTAGTGCGTATTTGGTGAAGGAAAATTGTATTTTAAAAACGTCTCTAAAATTAGGAGCAACTATTAGTACCCTATTATTAATTTAAAAAAATCAACTAACCCATAAACTTTTTAGCGTTACTAACTCACCTAAAAAGGTAAAGGAAATAGTAAAGCAGGTATTTAAGTGTTAAAAATACATTTATCATTAAAGTTTCAAATGTAAGTTATGCCGGGGAAGTTTGCAATACTTTTGGTTTAAGCAGCTACTAACTTTCAAATACCTTTACAATACACAGTATAATTGATATAATACTTTAATAAATGATAGCTTCTGTTGCTATAATTTCAAATATCAGGGTTAAAAAATAGAAGCTTTACACTTTAAGTATTTGTAATATCACTCCCGGTAATTAATCAAAATTTTAAAATTTAAAAAATTGCTCCAGAACAAGCAGCCATAAAAAATAAAAAAATAGGTTATTACAATTTAAGCAGCTACCTGCAGGCTTATTTTTAAATTTTTTGACTTAGAAGCTGTTTCGCCTATTTAATTTAGAATACCGATTTCTCATTTTTTAATTTTCTATATTTTAAAAACTCCGAACCTGGTTATGCAAAGAAGAGCTTTCGTGAAATCGCTGGCAATGGGAACTGCCAGTATAACACTGGCGCCAAAATTATTAGCTACTCCCCTGCCCAAAGCCATTGGCGTGCAGCTATGGAATATCCGGGAATACTTAAAAAAAGATTTAATCGGCTCTTTAACTAAACTCGCCAAAATAGGTTATAACCAATTAGAGTTATTTGGCTACGATGGCACTTACTGGGGTAAAACCCCAAAGGAATTCAGTAAAATATGCACGGATTTGGGCTTTACCATTATTAGTGCACACTTTGAAACCGGCCGTATTGATAAAGCCAAAGGCACTTTATGGTACGGTTGGGATAAAGCCGTAGAAGATACTGCCTTGATGAATATACCCTATATGGTGTGCGCCTGGCTGTTTAAAGAAGAACGCACCAGCCTGGACCTTTATAAAGCCTTAGCCGATAAATTAAACACCGCGGGTGAAACTTGCCAAAAAGTTAAAATCCAATTAGGTTATCATAGCCACAATTTCGAGTTTCCGCCGATAGACGGCATTGTTCCCTACGACCTTTTGCTGGAACGAACCGATAAAGATTTATTAAAAATGGAAGCCGACCTTTTCTGGATAACCAAAGCCGGAGTAGATCCGGTAGCATATTTTAAAAAACACCCCGGCCGTTTTCCGTTATGGCACGTGAAAGATATGGAAAAAGGCTCGGAGCAATTTGCCGAAGTAGGCCATGGCATTATCAATTTTGATCGCCTGTTTGCCGCGCGGGAAATAGCCGGCTTAAAGCATTGGTTTGTAGAACAAGACCAAACCAGCCGGGAGCCTTTCGAAAGTTTAACTATGAGCCGCGATTATATTTTAAAGAAGAATTTTTAAAATTTTAAAAATTAAAAAAACAGAAATTTAGTTGCTTAATAACAGTTTAAAGGTGCCGTTTTCGTAAACAACCTTGGTTTGTGCTCGAAAATAAATTAAACCTGTCTGTTAATAATAGTTGCTTTCTTCTTCATCATACAAATCTATATCCAGTTCATCTTCTTCCAGCACCAGGTTTAAATACAAGTAAGTAAAGGTGCCGCACAGGGCCAAAGCAGCAATTATAAGCGCCGTCGATTTTTTCATAGTCGTAGTTTTAAAAAGTTAAAATATACTTTAAAAAGTTAGGTTCTGCAATCTTATTATAATTACGCATACATGCTACTTTTTTAACAGCTTCATTTAGGGACGTCTGCTGGTTACGGCCTGGGTGTCAGAATTCTTATTTCAATTTAGTTTAATTTCTGCCCTTCCCATTAAAAAACCAATTACTGTAGACCCGCCCCTTCAAAATACAATATTACCCTGATTCGCACGGCTACATTCCCGCACCAAAAGATATATTCCTATACTAAAAACCTTACCTAAAATTGCCCCACAACATCAATTAAATACAAAGCACTGCTTCATGCTTCATTTTAAAATACAGTTATAATCTAAGTTATAAATATAACTTTTACAGGAACAGTAAAAATTTTTAGATATACCTTTAGCTACCTAAACTTAATTAATCAAATTATACTTTACTTTGTATCATCAATATAAACGGAAGCAAAAAAGGCTTTATATTGATAAAAACAACAGTAATTAAGATAGTTGCTAACAATTAACTAAAAATTTAACAAGAACAGTGCTAAACGGAATAACTTTAAAAGCCACACTATCACAGAGCTTAAATTATAAATTAATCACTTTCAACTATCGCCTTTTACTTTAATAATCTTGAACTTTTTAACTGATTTACTCTCTAAAGTTCAATAAGCCAGCAAAACTTACCAGGTTTATCCTAAAAAATTAAAATAATACAATAAGTACACTAGTACAAACCCAATACAAACTACGCTTTAAAGTCCTTATAAATTTTAATATGAAAAAAATCTTTACCCGCGCATCCCTGATTATATTAGCAAGCTTTCATTTTGCCAATACTGGCTTCGCTCAAGATGGTTTATCTAAAGTTTGGGATAAAACCTACGGGGGAAGCAAAGCGGATATTTTGCAAATTCATTTACCAACTAAAGACGGTGGATTTATTTTGGGCGGCACCTCTGATTCGCCGGTTAGCGGCAACAAATCGGTAGATGTTAAAGGAAAACAAGATTTCTGGATTATAAAACTGGATGCCGCCGGCAACAAACAATGGGATAAAACCTTAGGTGGCAGCGGTTCTGATTATTTACAAGCCATTCAGCAAACCAATGATGGCGGTTATATTTTAGGCGGAAGCTCTGATTCGCCAGTAAGCGGCGACAGAACTGCCGCCGCCGCTGGCAAACAAGATTTTTGGGTGGTAAAATTAGATGCTACTGGCAATAAAACCTGGGATAAGGCTTACGGCGGTAATTCTAACGATTATTTAAAATCAGTGGTACAAACCAAAGAAGGCGGTTATATCTTAGGTGGTATCTCAGAATCTCCGGTTAGTGGTAAAACCGGATTTAATAAAACTGCCGCTTCTAAAGGCGAACACGATTACTGGTTAGTTAAAATAGATGTAAACGGCGCTAAAACCTGGGATAAAACCATTGGTGGCAGCAGCTTTGATTATTTACAAACCGTACAACAAACTACTGATGGCGGCTACATTTTAGGCGGTCATTCTTTCTCGCCGGCTGGTGGCAATAAATCAGCTGCATCTAAAGGTTACGGCGATTTCTGGATAGTAAAAACCGACGCTGCCGGCAATGTACAATGGGATAAAACCTTAGGCGGAAATTTAGACGAGATTTTTACCTCGATGGTACTTACCAATGATGGTGGCTACTTGGCAGGAGGCGTTTCTAAATCAGCGGTTGGCGGCGATAAATCAGCTGCTTCTAAAGGCTTCGGCGATTACTGGATTGTTAAATTAGATGCGGCCGGCGCTAAAAAATGGGATAAAACGATTGGCGGTACAAACAACGACTACTTACAAAGTGTAATCTCTACTGTTGATGGCGGTTATTTGTTAGGCGGAACCTCTAGCTCCCCGATCAGCGGCGATAAAACTACCGATACCAACGGGAATGCCGATTATTGGATTGTTAAAGTAGATGCCAATGGCGCTAAAAAATGGGACAAAACTTTCGGGGGCGCTGGCTACGATAACCTGCAATCCATTCAACAAACAAGCACTGGCGCTTACATTTTAGCCGGCACCTCCAACTCTGCCACCGGCACCCAAAAATTGGCTGTTGCCAAAGGCGAAACTGATTTTTGGATTATAAATACTGCTGTAAACGGTACAGAACAACCACCGGTAGTAGAAAAACCAGTAGTAGACCAAAAAGTAGAAAGCTTTACCTTAGTAAACGCCGACACCGACCAAGATTTATTTACTTTAACGGATGGCACCACACTGAATCTGGCTACTTTGCCAACCCGCAACCTGAACATCCGGGCAAACACCTCCACCAACACCGTAGATAGCGTTTCTTTCCGTTTAAGCGGCGCCGAAAATAAAAACTACGCCGAAGCTACTGCTCCTTTTGTTTTATTTGGAACTGTAGGTAATGATTACAACGCCTGGACTCCAACCGTAGGTACGTATCAATTGCAAGGTAATATTTATTCTGCTGCCATGGACTCAGATACCGTTGGAACCTCTTTAACAATCGCCTTTACCGTAACAGACCAGACCGATTCAACTAAAACGCAAAATCCGGTGGTGAATCAAAACCCCGTAGCTAATGCCGGCACCGATATTACCATTACCCAGCCCACCAGCACCGTAGCGTTAAACGGTAGCGCTACCGATGTGAATGGCACCATTACGGGCTATACCTGGAGCCAGGTAAGCGGTCCTACTACGGCCAGCTTTAACAGTAAAACAATTGCGCAGCCAATTGTTGGTGGCTTAACCGCCGGAACCTACGTATTCAACCTGGTTGCTACTAACAACTTAAACCTAACCAGTGCCGGTGACCAAGTAACGGTAACCGTAAATACAGCTCCTTCTTTACCAGTTGCCAATGCCGGTGCCGATATTACTATTACGCTACCAACTAACTCCGTAACTTTGACCGGCAGCGCTACCGATGCAAAAGCTACCATCTCGGGTTATACCTGGAGCCAGGTAAGCGGCCCTTCTACGGCCAGCTTCAGCAGCAAAACTACAGCAAAACCAGTTGTTAGTAATTTAACCGCCGGAACTTATGTTTTCAGTTTAGTAGCTACTAACTCTCAAAAAGCAGTAAGTTTAGCCGACCAGGTAACAATTGTGGTAAACAACAAAGTAACTACTAATTCGCAACTGGTATTTACTTTAGTTAATGCCGATACAGATAAAGATATTTTAACCCTAAAGGATGGCGCTACTTTAAACTTAGCTACCCTGCCAACTAAAAACTTAAACATTCGGGTTAACGCCGACGCTGCTACAGTAAAAAGCATTAAATTAGCTTTAAGCGGCAAATGGACTGTAAACAAAACCGAAACAGCTCCTTACACCTTATTCGGTGACGAGAAAAAAAGTGATGGCAGCATTAACTACGGTGGTGTGGTATTCTCTTTAGGCGATTACACCTTAAAAGCTTCTCCATACTCCGGTACTAATGCCAGCGGTACAGCAGGAACTTCAGCTACCATTAAATTTAAAGTAATCAACCAGGCAGCCAGCAAAGTAGCATCTGCTAACGCCACTTTACAAACTGCTACCGCCGTAAGCCTGAGTAACTACCCGAACCCGTTCCAAGGTCAAACTACCATCCAGTTTACCTCTGCGCAATCGCAAGACTACAAATTAGAAGTATATGATTTGAGCGGT
The sequence above is a segment of the Adhaeribacter swui genome. Coding sequences within it:
- a CDS encoding NUDIX hydrolase codes for the protein MMKYIGQTRILVAVDCIIFGFDGTDFKLLLIQRGFAPEKKKWSLMGGFIQPEETLEVAANRVLKQLTGLEDVYLEQLPAFSGPDRDPVERTIAVPYFALIDIHKYEKQISHEYHAEWFLLNDMPQLIFDHREMVELAKKRLRYKAALHPVLFELLPEKFTIPQLQALYEGLYEAEFDKRNFSRKLLSTGLLVKQNEKDKENSRKGAFYYKLDKRKYSENFQAFLKFIPNPDKFLV
- a CDS encoding L-ribulose-5-phosphate 4-epimerase gives rise to the protein MSTYAHIQEEAYRANMQLPKLGLVLFTFGNVSAADRSQGVFAIKPSGVPYEDLTPEKMVIVDFDGNTVAGKLRPSSDTKTHAVLYKHWDKIGGIVHTHSTYATAWAQAQRDIPIYGTTHADHNTVDIPCAPPMSDEMIQGDYEYQTGFQIMNYLQDKGMSYEEVEMILVGNHAPFTWGKNADKAVYNSAVVEEIARMAFLTEQIRPDVPRLQNSLIKKHFERKHGPHSYYGQ
- a CDS encoding sugar phosphate isomerase/epimerase family protein, producing the protein MQRRAFVKSLAMGTASITLAPKLLATPLPKAIGVQLWNIREYLKKDLIGSLTKLAKIGYNQLELFGYDGTYWGKTPKEFSKICTDLGFTIISAHFETGRIDKAKGTLWYGWDKAVEDTALMNIPYMVCAWLFKEERTSLDLYKALADKLNTAGETCQKVKIQLGYHSHNFEFPPIDGIVPYDLLLERTDKDLLKMEADLFWITKAGVDPVAYFKKHPGRFPLWHVKDMEKGSEQFAEVGHGIINFDRLFAAREIAGLKHWFVEQDQTSREPFESLTMSRDYILKKNF
- a CDS encoding ribulokinase, translating into MEKEAYVIGIDYGTDSVRSVVVNALNGQEVAAVVYQYPRWQQGLYCIPTENQFRQHPLDYIEGLEHTVKACLAQAGPEVAAAVKGIAVDTTGSTPVAVDKSGTPLALLPGFEENPHAMFVLWKDHTAVNEAAEINEHAKNFDINYLQYVGGIYSSEWFWAKLLRTLRADEQVRAAAYSWVEHCDWIPFLLTGGTEVQDMKRSVCAAGHKSLWATEFNGLPPEEFFASLDNLLSGFRERLFTDAYSSDKPAGNLSSEWAERLGLSTDVVVGVGAFDAHMGAVGGQVEPYHLSKVMGTSTCDMLVAPLDEVKDKLVNGICGQVPGSVIPGMMGMEAGQSAFGDTYAWFKKVLLWPLQQLLAQSKVINAETANDLIAEISGRIIPELSAEAAKIPVSENLEYALDWLNGRRTPDANQLLKGAISGLGLGSDAPRIFRALVEATCFGAKNIVDRFNEQGVPVKGLIGLGGVAKKSPFIMQMMADVMNMPIRIHKSEQTCAIGAAMFAATAAGIYPRVEEAMAAMGQGFDAEYFPNAERAKVYAQRYEKYTALGGFVEGQLRVVKSPLISDLPETGTKAQEPHTNEEKQKEDALETAENSNN
- a CDS encoding alpha-N-arabinofuranosidase — protein: MNKLKLSLLFLVSGFSSFAQNTIKINPAGTGKAEVKISKHIYGHFAEHLGACIYGGFYVGENSKIPNTNGVRNDVVTALKNLKIPNLRWPGGCFADTYHWKDGIGPKDKRPTIVNTWWGGVTENNSFGTHDFLNMCELIGTEPYLAGNIGSGTVQELADWVQYTNFDGESPMSKQRRENGREKPWKVKYWGVGNEAWGCGGNMTADYYANEYRKYATFITDWNKSGDLFRIASGANSADYNWTETLMKNIPGSLLEGVALHHYSVIDWNKKGPSTDFNEQQYFTTMQRAWQMEELVTKHSAIMDKYDPQKKIALVVDEWGGWYEVEPGTNPGFLYQQNTMRDAMIAGMTLNIFNNHSDRVRMANLAQAINVLQAVILTKDEKMILTPTYHVMEMYNVHQDATLLPLEVKSKDYVMGDKKLPAVSASASRDAKGLTHISLTNIDSKNTQEVSIDLPGTKNGGVTGRILASGKLQDYNSFENPKKIQPAAFKDAKLNAGKLTVKVPPFSVVVLEVK
- a CDS encoding aldose epimerase family protein, which codes for MNLRLKLPFSILGIFLLSLGACNSGSKNQNAESDSSQAADSTATASSPEVSLPTKSDFQNVFSDQKTDLYVLKNKNNVQAAITNYGGRLISLLVPDKSGKMTDVIVGFDKLKPFTEGGDTYFGALIGRYGNRIAKGKFTLDGKTYTLATNNGPNHLHGGKVGFSRVIWDGNQSNDSTLVLTYVSKDGEEGYPGTLTSKVTYTLSSANELKIDYEATTDKKTVVNLTNHSYFNLNGAGSGTILGHQLQINADRYTPVDSTLIPTGKIEALAGTPLDFKKATAIGDRINDTHQQIKFGGGYDHNYVLATQRSATLKPAAAVLGDKTGIYMEVSTQEPGIQFYSGNFLEGKNQIKGGKQDEYRSAFCLETQHFPNSPNQPNFPSTTLAPGQTYKTSTVYKFSVKQ